The genomic stretch TGGACCTGACCAGCCGCGGCGACATCGCTGCGGTGGAACACGCCCTGGCGCAAGAGCGACTCAGCTTCTGAAGGCCGTTCGACACGGGCAAGGCGATGAAAGGCGACCTGCACATCCACACGAGCGTCAGCGACGGCTGCGTGTCGCCGCAGGAACTCGTTCGGGCCGCTGCGGAGAGCGGACTGAGCTTCTTCGCCGTCACCGACCACAACACGGTGGACGGTATCGCGCAGGTGGAGGCGGGCCTGTCGGACGATGCCGGGTCCTTCGTCCGAGGCGTGGAACTCAGCGCCCAGCCTCCGGAAGGCCCGGAGATCCACGTGCTCGGATACGGCGTCGATCCGGACAACGCCTCTCTGCTCGCCTTCTGCAGGGACATCATCCAGCGGAAGATCGAGCAACTGCGTGAGATCGTCTATCGGCTCCGCCGCGACGGAGTCGACGCGGCCGGCATCGCCGCACCGGATGAGGGCGCCAAGCACTACCCCGGGCGTCCGGCCGTGGCCCGGCAACTGGTCCGGGCGGGTGTTGTCGACTCGTTCAGCCAGGCGTTCTG from Candidatus Brocadiaceae bacterium encodes the following:
- a CDS encoding PHP domain-containing protein, yielding MKGDLHIHTSVSDGCVSPQELVRAAAESGLSFFAVTDHNTVDGIAQVEAGLSDDAGSFVRGVELSAQPPEGPEIHVLGYGVDPDNASLLAFCRDIIQRKIEQLREIVYRLRRDGVDAAGIAAPDEGAKHYPGRPAVARQLVRAGVVDSFSQAFWKFLGETAPTYVPMRMLEPQSCVEIIHEAGGLAVLAHPSIEIIDGWIAALSDAGLDGVEAYRPSLNGNAQLYVEKAAEHFRLLTTGGSDWHGRPSERPLGQFTVTARQLDDFFAALGDGRRPG